One genomic region from Phycodurus eques isolate BA_2022a chromosome 16, UOR_Pequ_1.1, whole genome shotgun sequence encodes:
- the ciita gene encoding MHC class II transactivator isoform X3 yields MQNTDQDPIFCPDYGALPDDLSEFMNDSYLVKMLDTDGLFSDDPMLIFDDNNFSDTPLAKEPDSRRNQQVEKIKPTRKTTILQKRPRAATLSKHRTTGKKNSTPKKQKADGTGVGPVQSEGELSCPSTPPQSILHLQPSIQFVTIPDITFYQFKMQTICPPVIRLPFPNAAAPAYLLVPVPPSPSAYKLQVAPFSPEDSAVVPALMSSSPFGTLSDTTSKVMSPPCNYESVKNYIKIAKAHMHQICEEMEPGLTLSSHFVDVQVIQREMFCSGKENNKSLHKELVSMGDMDRQKRLIKLSQIFENSNGNKPKRYILLLGKAGMGKTTLIRKLCQDWTRDCIPQFDFVFLLNDAHLISSRKSHYSLQSLLLDLPTFAISTINIEEVYAQVLKAPKRVLIIFDGFDDRDYEILFQEKDFTTLLEKDTKAKAFTVRKLYSAILQRVVLPGSILLISARPRGTAYHLLRRHDSLLEASGFTPLYIETYFSRYFDDPNLREFAWKCLEKCSYLRHLCWKPGLCRLVCLVVEHSEGSESLPRTLTELCHQVLCIKMKNDNWGSCTQAKPQAQIPLQSSRQDSSRAQVRKTTRWSTKGKSQITDEIKTAHGEICEKKIMSRLSSLAWEGVKANTSILPKEVSLCSKLKTFGLRKGVFLTCQVRANKVCSLCESEEVEGEKERILESENAERPNQQSTDFEENSVSGNDILLWTDPFVQSYLAGLHLSMNRNVWNQNLFQNLPSISGPKGRRRPQGEGLSLADLCPDQVLEACHYVFEASFSHGNGSSDSEKAPLVTHLAANLPEFLTFRGVPLGPPDAYVVHKILERAEKGGRGFSLDLEDTGIPISGLRSLIGLGSCSTYKACIADVIALWEQLEQSGEKKPLQNFVTKFKIHPLKVMQVSQIEHLSKLVNIHMHRRLSYCLREPDPILDEGVPAVKELHKLELAIGPERGPQAIPRLWEFLPSLHDLQHLDLEGNKIGDQGAEQLADTFSSLCFLQILNLSQNYIGDNGVKKMVTTLKDLPKLHCLILYSNVISDEGASTLAAVLPHMASLTDLDVKYNKLSDVGAQCLGASLKECKKMKTLRMWNQCIPYGVFERLQQQDPRILWH; encoded by the exons ATGCAGAACACGGATCAGGACCCAATTTTCTGTCCTGACTACGGAGCTTTACCag ATGATTTATCGGAATTCATGAATGACAGTTACTTGGTGAAGATGCTTG ACACGGATGGCCTCTTTAGTGATGATCCCATGTTAATTTTCGATGACAACAACTTCA GTGACACTCCCTTGGCAAAAGAGCCAGACTCACGCAGAAATCAACAGGTAGAAAAAATTAAACCAacgagaaaaacaacaattcttcaaaaaagacccAGAG caGCTACACTATCAAAACATAGGACAACGGGAAAAAAGAATtccacaccaaaaaaacaaaaagctgatG GTACTGGCGTGGGACCAGTGCAGAGTGAGGGGGAACTATCGTGTCCCTCCACACCGCCACAAAGCATCCTTCATCTCCAACCCTCCATTCAGTTTGTCACAATCCCAGATATTACATTTTATCAGTTTAAGATGCAAACAATCTGTCCTCCAGTTATCAGACTTCCATTCCCCAATGCTGCTGCACCAGCATACCTATTAG TACCTGTACCTCCTTCGCCATCAGCATACAAACTCCAAGTGGCACCCTTTTCTCCAG AGGACAGTGCAGTAGTACCTGCCCTAATGAGCTCATCCCCATTCGGAACATTGTCAGACACCACAAGCAAAGTCATGTCTCCGCCGTGCAATTATG AGAGTGTAAAGAACTACATTAAAATCGCCAAAGCCCATATGCATCAAATCTGCGAGGAGATGGAGCCAGGGCTAACTTTGAGCTCTCATTTTGTGGATGTGCAAGTGATTCAGAGAGAGATGTTTTGCTCagggaaagaaaataacaagTCCCTGCACAAAGAACTGGTGTCCATGGGAGATATGGACAGGCAAAAAAGATTGATTAAGTTGAGTCAG ATATTTGAGAATTCGAATGGAAACAAACCCAAACGATATATACTTCTACTTGGCAAAGCCGGCATGGGAAAAACCACCCTTATCAGGAAGCTATGCCAGGACTGGACCAGAGACTGCATCCCACAGTTTGACTTTGTATTCTTGTTGAATGACGCTCATCTAATCTCTTCAAGAAAATCACACTATAGTCTTCAGAGCCTCCTACTCGACCTGCCCACCTTTGCcatttccaccattaatatcGAGGAAGTGTACGCACAAGTCCTTAAAGCCCCCAAACGTGTACTCATCATTTTTGATGGTTTTGATGATCGGGACTATGAAATACTATTTCAAGAAAAAGACTTTACAACCTTGTTAGAGAAAGACACTAAAGCAAAGGCCTTTACAGTTAGAAAGCTATACTCTGCCATCCTCCAAAGGGTGGTCCTTCCAGGATCAATTCTTCTGATTTCTGCCAGACCAAGAGGCACTGCCTACCATCTATTGCGGCGACATGACAGCCTTTTGGAGGCTAGTGGATTTACCCCTCTATATATAGAAACatatttctccaggtactttgATGACCCTAATCTCAGAGAATTTGCTTGGAAATGCTTAGAAAAGTGCAGCTATCTACGTCACCTTTGTTGGAAGCCTGGACTCTGTCGACTGGTGTGCTTGGTTGTGGAACACTCTGAAGGTTCAGAGAGCCTTCCAAGAACTTTAACTGAGCTCTGCCATCAAGTACtttgtattaaaatgaaaaatgacaactgGGGCTCTTGCACTCAGGCTAAACCTCAAGCTCAAATACCGCTACAGTCTTCAAGACAAGACTCAAGCAGAGCTCAGGtgagaaaaacaacaaggtGGTCAACAAAGGGGAAAAGTCAAATAACAGATGAGATTAAGACTGCTCATGGggaaatctgtgaaaaaaaaattatgtcccGTTTGAGCTCTTTGGCCTGGGAAGGAGTGAAGGCCAACACATCCATCCTTCCCAAAGAAGTAAGCTTATGCTCAAAACTCAAGACATTCGGGCTCAGGAAGGGAGTCTTCCTCACTTGTCAAGTGAGGGCAAACAAGGTCTGCTCCCTTTGTGAGAGTGAGGAAGTagaaggagagaaagaaaggataTTAGAGAGTGAAAATGCAGAAAGGCCAAATCAACAAAGTACAGACTTTGAAGAAAATTCTGTCAGTGGCAATGACATCTTGCTGTGGACGGATCCCTTCGTTCAGAGTTACCTGGCAGGACTCCATTTGTCCATGAACAG AAATGTTTGGAACCAGAACCTTTTCCAGAACCTACCCTCCATTTCTGGCCCAAAGGGACGTCGGCGTCCACAAGGAGAG GGTCTTTCCCTTGCTGACCTGTGCCCTGATCAGGTCTTGGAGGCATGCCACTATGTTTTTGAAGCAAGTTTCTCACATGGCAACGGGAGCAGTGACAGTGAAAAAGCACCATTAGTCACTCACCTGGCAGCAAACCTACCCGAGTTCCTCACATTCCGTGGCGTTCCACTCGGCCCACCAGATGCATACGTTGTGCACAAGATTCTTGAAAGGGCTGAAAAAGGAGGTAGAGGTTTTTCTTTGGATCTTGAGGACACTGGGATTCCAATTTCAGGACTCAGGTCCCTGATTGGTCTTGGCAGCTGCAGTACATACAA ggCATGCATAGCTGATGTAATTGCCCTGTGGGAGCAGTTAGAGCAGAGTGGTGAAAAGAAGCCGCTTCAAAATTTTGTGACCAAGTTCAAGATCCACCCTCTGAAGGTGATGCAAGTGTCTCAAATAGAACATCTGTCAAAGCTTGTGAACATTCATATGCACAGGAGGTTGTCATACTG TCTCAGAGAACCTGATCCCATCCTAGATGAGGGAGTTCCAGCAGTCAAGGAGCTACACAAACTGGAGTTAGC GATTGGTCCAGAACGTGGGCCCCAAGCTATCCCCAGGCTTTGGGAGTTTCTACCAAGTTTACATGACCTCCAGCACCTAGA TTTGGAGGGCAATAAGATTGGAGACCAAGGAGCTGAGCAATTGGCTGATACATTCTCCTCCCTCTGTTTTCTGCAGATACTCAA TCTGTCACAGAATTATATAGGAGACAATGGGGTCAAAAAAATGGTGACTACACTAAAGGATTTACCCAAACTGCACTGTTTAAT CCTCTACAGTAACGTGATTTCTGATGAAGGTGCCTCCACTTTAGCCGCTGTCCTCCCTCACATGGCATCACTGACTGACCTAGA CGTGAAGTATAACAAGCTATCAGATGTTGGTGCACAATGCTTGGGAGCCAGCCTGAAGGAATGTaagaaaatgaagactttgag GATGTGGAACCAATGTATTCCATATGGTGTATTTGAGAGGCTTCAGCAGCAGGATCCCAGGATCCTTTGGCATTAG
- the ciita gene encoding MHC class II transactivator isoform X1 yields MQNTDQDPIFCPDYGALPDDLSEFMNDSYLVKMLDTDGLFSDDPMLIFDDNNFSDTPLAKEPDSRRNQQVEKIKPTRKTTILQKRPRAATLSKHRTTGKKNSTPKKQKADGTGVGPVQSEGELSCPSTPPQSILHLQPSIQFVTIPDITFYQFKMQTICPPVIRLPFPNAAAPAYLLVPVPPSPSAYKLQVAPFSPEDSAVVPALMSSSPFGTLSDTTSKVMSPPCNYESVKNYIKIAKAHMHQICEEMEPGLTLSSHFVDVQVIQREMFCSGKENNKSLHKELVSMGDMDRQKRLIKLSQIFENSNGNKPKRYILLLGKAGMGKTTLIRKLCQDWTRDCIPQFDFVFLLNDAHLISSRKSHYSLQSLLLDLPTFAISTINIEEVYAQVLKAPKRVLIIFDGFDDRDYEILFQEKDFTTLLEKDTKAKAFTVRKLYSAILQRVVLPGSILLISARPRGTAYHLLRRHDSLLEASGFTPLYIETYFSRYFDDPNLREFAWKCLEKCSYLRHLCWKPGLCRLVCLVVEHSEGSESLPRTLTELCHQVLCIKMKNDNWGSCTQAKPQAQIPLQSSRQDSSRAQVRKTTRWSTKGKSQITDEIKTAHGEICEKKIMSRLSSLAWEGVKANTSILPKEVSLCSKLKTFGLRKGVFLTCQVRANKVCSLCESEEVEGEKERILESENAERPNQQSTDFEENSVSGNDILLWTDPFVQSYLAGLHLSMNRNVWNQNLFQNLPSISGPKGRRRPQGEVQELTRRFAFTIQFLNRTELHRLHLDINLNKRALISEHLKGLSLADLCPDQVLEACHYVFEASFSHGNGSSDSEKAPLVTHLAANLPEFLTFRGVPLGPPDAYVVHKILERAEKGGRGFSLDLEDTGIPISGLRSLIGLGSCSTYKACIADVIALWEQLEQSGEKKPLQNFVTKFKIHPLKVMQVSQIEHLSKLVNIHMHRRLSYCLREPDPILDEGVPAVKELHKLELAIGPERGPQAIPRLWEFLPSLHDLQHLDLEGNKIGDQGAEQLADTFSSLCFLQILNLSQNYIGDNGVKKMVTTLKDLPKLHCLILYSNVISDEGASTLAAVLPHMASLTDLDVKYNKLSDVGAQCLGASLKECKKMKTLRMWNQCIPYGVFERLQQQDPRILWH; encoded by the exons ATGCAGAACACGGATCAGGACCCAATTTTCTGTCCTGACTACGGAGCTTTACCag ATGATTTATCGGAATTCATGAATGACAGTTACTTGGTGAAGATGCTTG ACACGGATGGCCTCTTTAGTGATGATCCCATGTTAATTTTCGATGACAACAACTTCA GTGACACTCCCTTGGCAAAAGAGCCAGACTCACGCAGAAATCAACAGGTAGAAAAAATTAAACCAacgagaaaaacaacaattcttcaaaaaagacccAGAG caGCTACACTATCAAAACATAGGACAACGGGAAAAAAGAATtccacaccaaaaaaacaaaaagctgatG GTACTGGCGTGGGACCAGTGCAGAGTGAGGGGGAACTATCGTGTCCCTCCACACCGCCACAAAGCATCCTTCATCTCCAACCCTCCATTCAGTTTGTCACAATCCCAGATATTACATTTTATCAGTTTAAGATGCAAACAATCTGTCCTCCAGTTATCAGACTTCCATTCCCCAATGCTGCTGCACCAGCATACCTATTAG TACCTGTACCTCCTTCGCCATCAGCATACAAACTCCAAGTGGCACCCTTTTCTCCAG AGGACAGTGCAGTAGTACCTGCCCTAATGAGCTCATCCCCATTCGGAACATTGTCAGACACCACAAGCAAAGTCATGTCTCCGCCGTGCAATTATG AGAGTGTAAAGAACTACATTAAAATCGCCAAAGCCCATATGCATCAAATCTGCGAGGAGATGGAGCCAGGGCTAACTTTGAGCTCTCATTTTGTGGATGTGCAAGTGATTCAGAGAGAGATGTTTTGCTCagggaaagaaaataacaagTCCCTGCACAAAGAACTGGTGTCCATGGGAGATATGGACAGGCAAAAAAGATTGATTAAGTTGAGTCAG ATATTTGAGAATTCGAATGGAAACAAACCCAAACGATATATACTTCTACTTGGCAAAGCCGGCATGGGAAAAACCACCCTTATCAGGAAGCTATGCCAGGACTGGACCAGAGACTGCATCCCACAGTTTGACTTTGTATTCTTGTTGAATGACGCTCATCTAATCTCTTCAAGAAAATCACACTATAGTCTTCAGAGCCTCCTACTCGACCTGCCCACCTTTGCcatttccaccattaatatcGAGGAAGTGTACGCACAAGTCCTTAAAGCCCCCAAACGTGTACTCATCATTTTTGATGGTTTTGATGATCGGGACTATGAAATACTATTTCAAGAAAAAGACTTTACAACCTTGTTAGAGAAAGACACTAAAGCAAAGGCCTTTACAGTTAGAAAGCTATACTCTGCCATCCTCCAAAGGGTGGTCCTTCCAGGATCAATTCTTCTGATTTCTGCCAGACCAAGAGGCACTGCCTACCATCTATTGCGGCGACATGACAGCCTTTTGGAGGCTAGTGGATTTACCCCTCTATATATAGAAACatatttctccaggtactttgATGACCCTAATCTCAGAGAATTTGCTTGGAAATGCTTAGAAAAGTGCAGCTATCTACGTCACCTTTGTTGGAAGCCTGGACTCTGTCGACTGGTGTGCTTGGTTGTGGAACACTCTGAAGGTTCAGAGAGCCTTCCAAGAACTTTAACTGAGCTCTGCCATCAAGTACtttgtattaaaatgaaaaatgacaactgGGGCTCTTGCACTCAGGCTAAACCTCAAGCTCAAATACCGCTACAGTCTTCAAGACAAGACTCAAGCAGAGCTCAGGtgagaaaaacaacaaggtGGTCAACAAAGGGGAAAAGTCAAATAACAGATGAGATTAAGACTGCTCATGGggaaatctgtgaaaaaaaaattatgtcccGTTTGAGCTCTTTGGCCTGGGAAGGAGTGAAGGCCAACACATCCATCCTTCCCAAAGAAGTAAGCTTATGCTCAAAACTCAAGACATTCGGGCTCAGGAAGGGAGTCTTCCTCACTTGTCAAGTGAGGGCAAACAAGGTCTGCTCCCTTTGTGAGAGTGAGGAAGTagaaggagagaaagaaaggataTTAGAGAGTGAAAATGCAGAAAGGCCAAATCAACAAAGTACAGACTTTGAAGAAAATTCTGTCAGTGGCAATGACATCTTGCTGTGGACGGATCCCTTCGTTCAGAGTTACCTGGCAGGACTCCATTTGTCCATGAACAG AAATGTTTGGAACCAGAACCTTTTCCAGAACCTACCCTCCATTTCTGGCCCAAAGGGACGTCGGCGTCCACAAGGAGAGGTACAAGAACTAACTCGGCGATTTGCTTTCACCATCCAGTTCCTTAACAGAACCGAGCTACACAGGCTTCATCTAGACATAAACCTCAACAAACGGGCCTTAATCTCTGAACATCTCAAGGGTCTTTCCCTTGCTGACCTGTGCCCTGATCAGGTCTTGGAGGCATGCCACTATGTTTTTGAAGCAAGTTTCTCACATGGCAACGGGAGCAGTGACAGTGAAAAAGCACCATTAGTCACTCACCTGGCAGCAAACCTACCCGAGTTCCTCACATTCCGTGGCGTTCCACTCGGCCCACCAGATGCATACGTTGTGCACAAGATTCTTGAAAGGGCTGAAAAAGGAGGTAGAGGTTTTTCTTTGGATCTTGAGGACACTGGGATTCCAATTTCAGGACTCAGGTCCCTGATTGGTCTTGGCAGCTGCAGTACATACAA ggCATGCATAGCTGATGTAATTGCCCTGTGGGAGCAGTTAGAGCAGAGTGGTGAAAAGAAGCCGCTTCAAAATTTTGTGACCAAGTTCAAGATCCACCCTCTGAAGGTGATGCAAGTGTCTCAAATAGAACATCTGTCAAAGCTTGTGAACATTCATATGCACAGGAGGTTGTCATACTG TCTCAGAGAACCTGATCCCATCCTAGATGAGGGAGTTCCAGCAGTCAAGGAGCTACACAAACTGGAGTTAGC GATTGGTCCAGAACGTGGGCCCCAAGCTATCCCCAGGCTTTGGGAGTTTCTACCAAGTTTACATGACCTCCAGCACCTAGA TTTGGAGGGCAATAAGATTGGAGACCAAGGAGCTGAGCAATTGGCTGATACATTCTCCTCCCTCTGTTTTCTGCAGATACTCAA TCTGTCACAGAATTATATAGGAGACAATGGGGTCAAAAAAATGGTGACTACACTAAAGGATTTACCCAAACTGCACTGTTTAAT CCTCTACAGTAACGTGATTTCTGATGAAGGTGCCTCCACTTTAGCCGCTGTCCTCCCTCACATGGCATCACTGACTGACCTAGA CGTGAAGTATAACAAGCTATCAGATGTTGGTGCACAATGCTTGGGAGCCAGCCTGAAGGAATGTaagaaaatgaagactttgag GATGTGGAACCAATGTATTCCATATGGTGTATTTGAGAGGCTTCAGCAGCAGGATCCCAGGATCCTTTGGCATTAG
- the ciita gene encoding MHC class II transactivator isoform X4 yields MQNTDQDPIFCPDYGALPDDLSEFMNDSYLVKMLDTDGLFSDDPMLIFDDNNFSDTPLAKEPDSRRNQQVEKIKPTRKTTILQKRPRAATLSKHRTTGKKNSTPKKQKADGTGVGPVQSEGELSCPSTPPQSILHLQPSIQFVTIPDITFYQFKMQTICPPVIRLPFPNAAAPAYLLVPVPPSPSAYKLQVAPFSPEDSAVVPALMSSSPFGTLSDTTSKVMSPPCNYESVKNYIKIAKAHMHQICEEMEPGLTLSSHFVDVQVIQREMFCSGKENNKSLHKELVSMGDMDRQKRLIKLSQIFENSNGNKPKRYILLLGKAGMGKTTLIRKLCQDWTRDCIPQFDFVFLLNDAHLISSRKSHYSLQSLLLDLPTFAISTINIEEVYAQVLKAPKRVLIIFDGFDDRDYEILFQEKDFTTLLEKDTKAKAFTVRKLYSAILQRVVLPGSILLISARPRGTAYHLLRRHDSLLEASGFTPLYIETYFSRYFDDPNLREFAWKCLEKCSYLRHLCWKPGLCRLVCLVVEHSEGSESLPRTLTELCHQVLCIKMKNDNWGSCTQAKPQAQIPLQSSRQDSSRAQVRKTTRWSTKGKSQITDEIKTAHGEICEKKIMSRLSSLAWEGVKANTSILPKEVSLCSKLKTFGLRKGVFLTCQVRANKVCSLCESEEVEGEKERILESENAERPNQQSTDFEENSVSGNDILLWTDPFVQSYLAGLHLSMNRNVWNQNLFQNLPSISGPKGRRRPQGEVLEACHYVFEASFSHGNGSSDSEKAPLVTHLAANLPEFLTFRGVPLGPPDAYVVHKILERAEKGGRGFSLDLEDTGIPISGLRSLIGLGSCSTYKACIADVIALWEQLEQSGEKKPLQNFVTKFKIHPLKVMQVSQIEHLSKLVNIHMHRRLSYCLREPDPILDEGVPAVKELHKLELAIGPERGPQAIPRLWEFLPSLHDLQHLDLEGNKIGDQGAEQLADTFSSLCFLQILNLSQNYIGDNGVKKMVTTLKDLPKLHCLILYSNVISDEGASTLAAVLPHMASLTDLDVKYNKLSDVGAQCLGASLKECKKMKTLRMWNQCIPYGVFERLQQQDPRILWH; encoded by the exons ATGCAGAACACGGATCAGGACCCAATTTTCTGTCCTGACTACGGAGCTTTACCag ATGATTTATCGGAATTCATGAATGACAGTTACTTGGTGAAGATGCTTG ACACGGATGGCCTCTTTAGTGATGATCCCATGTTAATTTTCGATGACAACAACTTCA GTGACACTCCCTTGGCAAAAGAGCCAGACTCACGCAGAAATCAACAGGTAGAAAAAATTAAACCAacgagaaaaacaacaattcttcaaaaaagacccAGAG caGCTACACTATCAAAACATAGGACAACGGGAAAAAAGAATtccacaccaaaaaaacaaaaagctgatG GTACTGGCGTGGGACCAGTGCAGAGTGAGGGGGAACTATCGTGTCCCTCCACACCGCCACAAAGCATCCTTCATCTCCAACCCTCCATTCAGTTTGTCACAATCCCAGATATTACATTTTATCAGTTTAAGATGCAAACAATCTGTCCTCCAGTTATCAGACTTCCATTCCCCAATGCTGCTGCACCAGCATACCTATTAG TACCTGTACCTCCTTCGCCATCAGCATACAAACTCCAAGTGGCACCCTTTTCTCCAG AGGACAGTGCAGTAGTACCTGCCCTAATGAGCTCATCCCCATTCGGAACATTGTCAGACACCACAAGCAAAGTCATGTCTCCGCCGTGCAATTATG AGAGTGTAAAGAACTACATTAAAATCGCCAAAGCCCATATGCATCAAATCTGCGAGGAGATGGAGCCAGGGCTAACTTTGAGCTCTCATTTTGTGGATGTGCAAGTGATTCAGAGAGAGATGTTTTGCTCagggaaagaaaataacaagTCCCTGCACAAAGAACTGGTGTCCATGGGAGATATGGACAGGCAAAAAAGATTGATTAAGTTGAGTCAG ATATTTGAGAATTCGAATGGAAACAAACCCAAACGATATATACTTCTACTTGGCAAAGCCGGCATGGGAAAAACCACCCTTATCAGGAAGCTATGCCAGGACTGGACCAGAGACTGCATCCCACAGTTTGACTTTGTATTCTTGTTGAATGACGCTCATCTAATCTCTTCAAGAAAATCACACTATAGTCTTCAGAGCCTCCTACTCGACCTGCCCACCTTTGCcatttccaccattaatatcGAGGAAGTGTACGCACAAGTCCTTAAAGCCCCCAAACGTGTACTCATCATTTTTGATGGTTTTGATGATCGGGACTATGAAATACTATTTCAAGAAAAAGACTTTACAACCTTGTTAGAGAAAGACACTAAAGCAAAGGCCTTTACAGTTAGAAAGCTATACTCTGCCATCCTCCAAAGGGTGGTCCTTCCAGGATCAATTCTTCTGATTTCTGCCAGACCAAGAGGCACTGCCTACCATCTATTGCGGCGACATGACAGCCTTTTGGAGGCTAGTGGATTTACCCCTCTATATATAGAAACatatttctccaggtactttgATGACCCTAATCTCAGAGAATTTGCTTGGAAATGCTTAGAAAAGTGCAGCTATCTACGTCACCTTTGTTGGAAGCCTGGACTCTGTCGACTGGTGTGCTTGGTTGTGGAACACTCTGAAGGTTCAGAGAGCCTTCCAAGAACTTTAACTGAGCTCTGCCATCAAGTACtttgtattaaaatgaaaaatgacaactgGGGCTCTTGCACTCAGGCTAAACCTCAAGCTCAAATACCGCTACAGTCTTCAAGACAAGACTCAAGCAGAGCTCAGGtgagaaaaacaacaaggtGGTCAACAAAGGGGAAAAGTCAAATAACAGATGAGATTAAGACTGCTCATGGggaaatctgtgaaaaaaaaattatgtcccGTTTGAGCTCTTTGGCCTGGGAAGGAGTGAAGGCCAACACATCCATCCTTCCCAAAGAAGTAAGCTTATGCTCAAAACTCAAGACATTCGGGCTCAGGAAGGGAGTCTTCCTCACTTGTCAAGTGAGGGCAAACAAGGTCTGCTCCCTTTGTGAGAGTGAGGAAGTagaaggagagaaagaaaggataTTAGAGAGTGAAAATGCAGAAAGGCCAAATCAACAAAGTACAGACTTTGAAGAAAATTCTGTCAGTGGCAATGACATCTTGCTGTGGACGGATCCCTTCGTTCAGAGTTACCTGGCAGGACTCCATTTGTCCATGAACAG AAATGTTTGGAACCAGAACCTTTTCCAGAACCTACCCTCCATTTCTGGCCCAAAGGGACGTCGGCGTCCACAAGGAGAG GTCTTGGAGGCATGCCACTATGTTTTTGAAGCAAGTTTCTCACATGGCAACGGGAGCAGTGACAGTGAAAAAGCACCATTAGTCACTCACCTGGCAGCAAACCTACCCGAGTTCCTCACATTCCGTGGCGTTCCACTCGGCCCACCAGATGCATACGTTGTGCACAAGATTCTTGAAAGGGCTGAAAAAGGAGGTAGAGGTTTTTCTTTGGATCTTGAGGACACTGGGATTCCAATTTCAGGACTCAGGTCCCTGATTGGTCTTGGCAGCTGCAGTACATACAA ggCATGCATAGCTGATGTAATTGCCCTGTGGGAGCAGTTAGAGCAGAGTGGTGAAAAGAAGCCGCTTCAAAATTTTGTGACCAAGTTCAAGATCCACCCTCTGAAGGTGATGCAAGTGTCTCAAATAGAACATCTGTCAAAGCTTGTGAACATTCATATGCACAGGAGGTTGTCATACTG TCTCAGAGAACCTGATCCCATCCTAGATGAGGGAGTTCCAGCAGTCAAGGAGCTACACAAACTGGAGTTAGC GATTGGTCCAGAACGTGGGCCCCAAGCTATCCCCAGGCTTTGGGAGTTTCTACCAAGTTTACATGACCTCCAGCACCTAGA TTTGGAGGGCAATAAGATTGGAGACCAAGGAGCTGAGCAATTGGCTGATACATTCTCCTCCCTCTGTTTTCTGCAGATACTCAA TCTGTCACAGAATTATATAGGAGACAATGGGGTCAAAAAAATGGTGACTACACTAAAGGATTTACCCAAACTGCACTGTTTAAT CCTCTACAGTAACGTGATTTCTGATGAAGGTGCCTCCACTTTAGCCGCTGTCCTCCCTCACATGGCATCACTGACTGACCTAGA CGTGAAGTATAACAAGCTATCAGATGTTGGTGCACAATGCTTGGGAGCCAGCCTGAAGGAATGTaagaaaatgaagactttgag GATGTGGAACCAATGTATTCCATATGGTGTATTTGAGAGGCTTCAGCAGCAGGATCCCAGGATCCTTTGGCATTAG